DNA from Eucalyptus grandis isolate ANBG69807.140 chromosome 5, ASM1654582v1, whole genome shotgun sequence:
GATCGAATCCGACAGATACTTTCACTAGAGCTCGTCACCATGGCTGCTTTTATCGAGTTCAACCATGGTCGCTCAGCCAGGTGAACTTGATCTCGAGCTTGTGGTCAAGATTGCAAATTTTATTCTCCTATAGAGTTCGAGCtcaatttgtgttttctttaaGAAATCGCAGGTTTCCGCCCAATATCTCTTAAAAAATTCCTATTTATTTCTCTTGTCGATccttttggaacaaaaattgatATACCCctaattttggttatttatttcGTTAAAATTAATCCgagttataaaattttcatttttttttttaacttaatgtGGTGTTTGGTGGATGTCACATGTCTTTAAAAAGTaataagaaaaagtaataaaaaaagtctagtcaacattttctttttgccaatttggataaaataaataaggaCTTTGTTACATCAATCTGAAAAGTTCTAGAATTGGATAAAACTTTTGGAAAGTTGCAGGACTAAATTGATCTTTCTCtataagttttaatatttctgatatcccaaaattcaaagataaatgcAGAAATTTATAACAAGACTTCACTTGACCTATCAATAAAATCAAGGTCGGATCTCTATGTTCACGAAGAATATTAGCTTTttgcaaagggaaagaaatgtGCAACGTCGTTCGGGCCTCTTTCAAGATCCGTTTCCTCGAAGAAGATCAGCTTTTGCAAGACAAAGTTCCCCGACCTTCCTATAATATGAATTTTGCACATGACTAAAGATGATATTAATGTCCTTTTCGGGTATCTACCCAACCACTCCCCCTCCAATGTGCAATATTCTTTTGCCAGCCTCTTACAAAACAAGAgtataaataatttattcacACCTTAGTCACACTATAGTTGGAACCCTAAATGTTTATCTTTGGACAAAGTATTCGCTTGGACTGGAATGATCATAAATGGACCACATCTTTTGGCTAAATAAGTGGAAGTATTGTTATTAAAATTTAGCAAGTGGTTGAAATTATATGACGCATGTATCTTGTAGTTATTTGAGTCCAACTGTAAAAGTTGgcaatataatttaataaagcATTTTTTCTAGGCGCTTCCTAATGACATAAATTCAAGAAACACACGGGCGCACTTTTTGTTATTCTATGACAGTTGATTTCATCTTAAAGTTAAgtgagcaatttttttttttaatattgcaaAGAATTTACAaagttcctttttattttattcttttggtcGTAACAATTTACAAAGTTCACTAGTTTATTGAGCTCGAATTCGACGTCGGCAAGAGAGAGATCAGCTGGTTCCATTGCGATTTTGATGGAATCCGAAGGATATTTCCACTAGAGCTTGCGACCATGGCCGCTTGAATTTGATCAAATTCAACCATCGCCGCTTAAGCTTGACCATGTTCGACCAAAATAAATGCTTGAGCATGAGCGCGGCCATGAGAACTTGGTCTTGAGCTTCTGGTCAAGattgtactttttttcttctacagAGTTCAAGTTCAATTTGGTTAGTTGATCTTTGAGAAATCTCGGGTATCCGCCCAATTCTCCCATAAAATCCTGTTAATTTCTCTTGTTGATCCTTTTGGACCCAAGTTTGATATACCcatatttttggtaatttctttcGTCAAAATCAATCTGGGCTCTTATATtcacgttttctttttctaatgtaGCGTTTAGTAGTATGTCACAtgtctttaaaaataaaaaataaaaaaatcacgcCAACATTTTCGTTTAGCCAAAATAGATGGAATTAGCTGAAGGACTTCATTACATCaattagataaaattttaaGACTGCATTACACTTTAAGAATTtgtaggactcaattgcattttgctaataaattttaggacttctgagGCACTTATCACAAAGTTTAAAGATGATcgtagaaattgagaaaagacTTCAATTGACCTATTCATAAGATGAGGTCGGATGTGTATGCTCACGAAGAAGATCAGCTTTTGCAAGGGGAAAGAAATGTGCAATGTCGTTTGGGCCCTTTCTAGTATTTGTTTCCACGAAGAAGATCAACTGTTGCAAGACAAAGGTCCCCGACCTTTTTAAAATATGGATTTTGTGCATTTGAACTAATGATGAAATAAGTGTTCTTTTTTGGGTACCTACTCAACCACTCCCCCTccaatttgcaatattttttccCACCCTCTTATAAAACAAGAGTTTATTCACAACTTGGTGACACTATAGTTGGAATCCCAAATGTTTACCTTTTGACTTGacaatgttatttgtttggacTGGAATGATCATAAATGGACCACAACTTTTGGCTAAATAAGTGGAAGtattgttttaaaatttaacgAGTGGTTGTAATTAAATGATGTATGTATCTTGTAGTTATTCGATTAAGTCCAACTGTCAAAGTAGgcaatataatttaataaagcACTTTTTATAGGTGCTTCCTAATGACATAAATTCCAAGCAACGTATGCACGCACTTTTAATTATTCTATGGTAGTCGATATCATCTTAAAGTTAagtgagcatttttttttttagaatagtgCGGAGCATTTACAAAgcttttttatacttttttggTCGGAACAATTTATAAAGTTCACTGCTTATAGTTGTCGCGTTATCTAGTATATTAATTTTAGTGATTGACGATAAattatagcaaacctactcttGTTTCTAGTAACTTAAATTATTATAGTTATAATAATAATCATGCCGACAATCTCGTTCAAGAAGTAGATTTAACCGCGACAAATCCGAGCGGACAAGGTCAATCCAAAGTTCCATACGTGATGCGACCTTCTTTAGACACAAGGTtccaaagaaaagacaaaatttgcgcaaattttCAATCATGTGATTGATTCTTTATCCCGGGTACAAAGAGCTGATTAAAAttagttgattattttcaaataatttctcgTGCCAACAATCATCCTCATACATCCACGATGATGTtcaacttattatttttatggatTGTGAACAATCATCGCAACTTCCAGTAGCTTTCTCTTTCAGCATGGAGAATATGATATGATATCTTCATTCCTCCTTCCGTCAGCTGAAGAGATCCCATAAGAAATATAATATTTCCAATTTCATAAACGAATTCAAAAACCGATTTCCATCATCCACACCTCCAttgaagctaaaaaaaaaaaaaaagctcatcTAAAGCATCTCAAATTGGCATCGCAAGATGATTTATTTACGTCAATATCGCAAGTTGCATCGACTCCTTCCACGTCAACATCGCAAGTTGGCATCCATTTTGGGCTTTGAGGCTGTTAACTACATGTGCTCTTTTACacatcaaattgatttatttatagGATTTTTGTATGACATATTATTATTAACGGATGGTAAATGGTCCTTTTAGTCAATGTCATTGAAAATTTCGCCTCTATTAATGtacaaataaattttgaatcacTTATGGGACAAAAGAATACATTATTTTGAATCGAACATAAACTTTTCACATGCCGAAACATATGTTAAAGTCAAAGCTTATTTCGATGATCCAGAATTGCAAAATTCGCCACGCAGTACAGATGATTTATTTCCATTGGTATATCAATGGCCGTTGCCCTAGCAATGAACTCAAAGCAAACAACATCCTGATCAAGACACGGAACAAGGAGGCATGTCTTTGGGTGGTGGCAGCACCTTCTGATGTTTTTTCGCCCCATCTCCAACGACAATGACTGTGTCCATCCCCCAGCTCGCATGGCGTTCCAAGTGACAGTGCATGAACCACACCCCTACGAGCAGCCGTAAAAGAATAATCTGTCAAATGTATTCATATAAATGTCTAAATCCGTGTAAACTATATGTTTATATGCGTTTCTATCTTTAAATCATATTACCTGGATTATCGGCTTTGAATCTAATGGCTGTCCACCCATTTTTGGGGAGTCCAACGGTGTTAACGTAAGGCGGATTAACTGTATTATACTGCGATACATAGGAGTCGCTGAAATTTCCATCGCCCATTCCAACGACATAAAAGCTATAGCCATGTAAATGCATGGGGTGATTCTCTGCTGCTCCGAAATTGGTCCCCTGGAATCTTATTTCGACCTCCTCATTATAGTTAATCATCAACACTTCGGTGCTCACATTGGCAGCTTCTCCTAAGGCCGATACATTCCCGGTGTAGTCAAACACGAAAGGTGGTGTATCCGGAAAAGTTTTGTTGTAGACTCCTTGGAGATTGCTGCACGCACCACACGAACATAATGTTATCGACACATTTAGATGTTGAATTATGCCTTCACTTTAAGACAATGAAGGTTTAAACCatttaaattggttcaatttgaacAATATTTAAGCCTAAATCAACTCTATCCGTCTAAGATACTAACAAATATGATCAAATTGGAAGGTCTAGTGATTTACGTACTTGTAGTATGCTTGGAGAATGCTAATCGATGGAGCCCAAAAACTTATGTTGTTCAAGCTTGCTGAATGCATGGCGCCTTGTGGACCGGTACATGTTGTATTAGCAGGACATGGCTGTTGATTCACGGACACTGCGATCGTAATGTTCCTAGTGATTTTGGTTGGAACCTTAGATGGATGTTCTTCACTGTTCAAACTCCTCAACTGAATAGTAAAGTTTCCAGCATCACTCTTGTTAGTAAAACCTGGAAGCTCGGGTAACAAAGGAGTCTCCGAGTGGTTATAATTGCCATTGTATTGAAATATCGCCCTCGTGACGTTGTCATTGGATGGGGCATTGGTATCAACGAATGGACTGAATACCATGTAGTAGCGACCAGGGGCTTGGTTTGCAGTTACCAAAACATCCATTGTTTGACCAGGAGTTATCATGAGGTAATTGGTCTTAAGTGGTTTCAAATAAGCTCCATCCATTCCGACCACAGTAAGATTGTGCTTGGCTATTCCGAAGAACATCTCTTCATTCATCCCAGAGTGGATGATCCGGAAGAGATATGTTTTTCCTTGCACAATTGTTATATTGTATGCCGACCctacaaaagattaaaaaaaaaaaaaacccatattAGATAGTATTGTTATAGATCTTGATTAGTTTTAAGGAATAACAATTTTGCAAGATCTCATTTCATTAATATAGAGTAAAAAGGTTTTATTTCATTACCTATGAATAcgagcttttctttttaaaaaatagcaTATATCACACATAAATACACACTAGAATTCATACCATTAGAGCATGGGTAACTATCTCCTGGTTGACCATTGATGGTATAGGCCACGGACAAGTCTGGATCACCTCCAGTTGCAAGAGCCTCATCGATTATAGCCTTTGTATCTCTCGCATACCATTCAGCTGCATGCCAAATTAGTTTTGTTAAGAAAAACAATTCAAGCTATTACTTGTGCATGTTTGATTAAGTGAAAaacttaattctttcatttaagTAGAATACCAATCACAATTGTGTGTTGTTCATCAAACTTGTAAGGGTAGTTGGTGTCATTGATAGGCAAAATGATTATAGGGCCGTGTACAGTAGCCCGTGTCCAATCGCTATGAGCGTGCCACCATAGTGTgccttcttcttcagtgagtaTGACTTTCTGAAGGAAGCTTGAGTTCGTAGGGATTGGGCATTGCGTGATGTTCTCCGGGCCGTCAGACCAAGGATACCTTATTTGTCTCACTCCATGCCTGCATGTGTGGACAATAttaggaaggagagagaggaggagggggggTTAAGGGTGGAGGAAGGGTGGTTTTATTTTTACCAATGAATAGTGACTCCATAGGGTCCTATGTTGGTAACATTGACATATATGGTGTCACCCTTGTGAGCACGGATCTCCGGTCCAGGAAACAGACCATTCACAGTCAATACAGAGCGATTTGTCTCACACAACATATTAATAGGTGTCTCCTTCACctgcaacaaataaaaaatcatcctTTAAAATTTGACCGACAAACATCTTAAGTAATCTCTCTTATTAAATTGATGCCGAAGCGTTTCGGTGTACCGCAGCCTACAAATAACATTGACTAATTTACGGGCCGGCGTCTGCACTTGCTTCCAGAATAAAGACCCAAATGGGTTGGAGATCACTTcccaaatgaacaaataaataaattatacaaCTGTGGATATTTAGGGATTACTACCAAACTTACAAGAAGATAAAATCATCAGAAAAATGCATGTAGTTTTGGTATATGAATGCTGTAATACTCGGCCTCGAGCATAGTCCAAGATCTAACTAGCTCCAGATCTAGATGTGAAGATCTAAAATAACATCAACGAATCATGAGATCGTAAAACTTGATACAAATGCGCTAGTAGTCGCTAAATGATCTGTATGGCCCAAAAAAGACACTTAAGAGTGCTCAACGAGGAGATGTTCCTACTTACCACGAAATCATAGTGGAGGACTTTGCCTTGAGCcatgcaaaagaaaagggtcAGAGTGAACCCAAACCCTAGATATCTGCCCATCGTctctgtctccctctctctctctctctcaacaagACAAAAACGAACTTCTATGAATCACTTGATCCAGAACAAAATAGGGGACTTGTGTTTCGCTCGGCCTCTTTCTTCTTGTGACCTTCACCTTCCACTAAAGGGGGCTCTTTATAGGGAACTTCTTTCGTATTTGGTTTTCTCTGTCGAGATGCTCGCTGTCTGCCCCACATGAAAACGAATTCGGCGGGTTTCCCGCAAAGACAGGTGTCCTCGACATTACAGCCAATAAAagttaaagaaaggaaaaaccagCATTTGTCTTTCAAAGGCTTGTGCTCATTTTTCCCGTGTTtccacaaagaagaagaagatcggcTAAGGAGCGCTGCTGAGGAACGAGCCGATGAACTTCCCACGACTTACTTAGTCATGCGggcaagaaagaagagaatttaaaaatgcatttctttACGCGCTCATCAACTGCTTCAAGACTCATTACCGAttctccttttgttcttttctggagACAATCGGCGTCAACGTTTTCGTGGAGGATTGCTCGTGAAAGAAGTTCCACAGCCACCTCCCCACGTTGTTCTTCTTGGACGGGTTGACCAGTCCCATGATACTTCGGAAAATAGAGCCCCTAGAAGTCGAGAGATATTCGGTGCAGCAGAGAAATCtgtattttccaaataaaaaagaagcataaaagaaaaatgtttctcCTTGTCATTTACCGAACACAGCAAACCAGGAGAAAGAAAACTCGTACTGAAGTCTAGTTTAAAGAGCCTTTTCGGAGCATATGTTTCGGTCAGGTTCAGCAATCAAAAAACTGAACTTTCTTGTAACGTGTTTAAACAAAAGTTTTACAAATCGAATCATTCCTTATAGTGTACGACTATCTTTTGACAAACTTTTAAAGCGTGTAAatacttcttttctcttttgccaaAGAATTTGTAGATTATTGAAGTAAAAATAAAGCGCATATTACCATTCTCCCGAAGATATCTACCAATTTTCTATGAGATCTATAAGTTAGGGGTTTACCTAGACCGAGGTGTCTCAATTCCTTCCCGAAACAAAAACGTGTACGAAATCTCTCTATTGATCTTGTTCTTGATATACAAGCATCCAAAGTGGATCCAGCTTAGAGACATTACAAAAGCCCCTATTAATATATGTTAGAGAAGCTGACTATATATGATTTGATTAATGACACGTGGTGTGAATCATTAATTTGACTAGGGTTTTAGTCGTTGCGTTTATGATTTTGGGAGTCTACTAGAAATAGTGCTTTTATAAAAGTACTTCCccgcccaaagaaaaaaaattcacaaaaaattattcccgTTAAAAGCACGCCTACACATTAGAAAGATCAATTAGAGCATAACACATTGATTATCTAGAAAATAATGTGTCCCAATCCgtatatcatatatcattaaataATACAAATCTGCCATTCATGATATGTTTGAGATAATATTCTATATCAAAAATGTCTGTAACCACACAGTCCATAAGATTTATCAGAATACAACATAAAATTTCCTAGAGTTGAGCCTAAAGTTGCCATAAGTGCTTCAAATTCTAACGAAAATGCTAGCCTAACAATGCCGTAAGTGCTTCAAACTAATGGTGCATTTTGAGTCTTTAGTATCACTTCAAAAGCAATAGGCTACAGaacatttattaattaatttagctTAATCAGAACAAAATTGCAAGCACTTTATGGAAGAGGGAAATGACCAATTTTGTTCCCTGCACAACAAAGACATCATTTCATGCTCGGACAAGAAATCCTAAAACACGTTTCGCACCACAAGCGCCATGAttgcaatttcatattttcctcGGACACATTCAATGTTCCAGAGCACCTGTGAGAAGTAATGGTTTACCTTTTAGTTAATTAAGGTGCTacggaaaatttcaaaatttccgTAAGACTAATGGAACTTATTATcatgacaaaagaagaagaagaaaatacgcGAGCTTATCATCAATGCATATAGTAATAAGACATCTTTATGATATAAACTGGAGTTTACCATGGCGATTATATAAAATGCCCTTATTGTTATTTAGGAATGTGGAGGAAAGATTATTCAAAGAATTAGTAGCATCAGTAACATAATCAAGAACCGTGGGCCTCAGAAAATGTGACATTCTAATTAAGTTGTAAGGATATAAATCCTCACAAACGTTCTAATTTATGTGTGAAATTTTCAACTTTCAGCCAAATTAATGGAGTGGTTGCTCTCCTATCACATGATAATAACAACACGAAGGCAAAACAAAGTCGGGAAGATTGAAAATGAGCTTACGTTGTCTTATCATCAAACTTGTTCTTGCGGAATTATCTTGCGTAATCGCCAATTAAAACATTAAACAAGGTCGCGAGGGGCAATTAGAAGATAAGCGTAACGTGGCCAACCTGTTAATCCCTATAATAGAGGATTAAATTATTTTGTGGCCTGCAGGGACCTTGTTCTtcaatttattataatatacCGTGGGCCAACTAGGTAAAGTTGATCATGTTGTGTTTCATGTAATAATTATATTCGCTGTCTGAGACGCCTTTTCAGGTAATCAATGTAGAACTAGACGACATAAATGAGATCATCTCGATCCAAGAGAAGCCAATGATTCGGTCCAAGGTAGTGAAAAAACCTTAGACAAGAAACGGTGCATGAAAAAGCCGGATCCTAGGAGGGTAGATCGACAGATGAAACAACAGGCTTCTAGTTCGGTAAATGGACCAACTAGTTAGCGAATCAGGTCACCAATCACGATTAGGGTTTTGTTTCTTAGCAATTGTTGTGTAGAGATTTAACATTCTCGCTCTCGGCTCAGGCAAAACATTGCATGACTTATATATAGGCCATGTAAACGAAGTCCATATCTACTATTGATTATGTAAACTCCATAATTGATGGTTGAGATGGTATTGATTTGTGTGATCTATAGAAACATGCATATGATGACTTCTATTTTGTGGATGTTGTGTAATATTATATCAAGATGAGGATTAAATAGTTGTTTTCTTCGTTGCTCGTTTTTGACCCGCTAATGCGCGTATGGAACGTGCATCGATTAACTCGCTTAGAGATCGATCAGGAGTAGCCTAGCTCTGCCACTCCAGATGCATGCATGCTCGCCTTAGGCATTCCCTGTTGATTCCAGTCACACAGATGTAAACAAAAGTTATCTAAATATTTAAGtaagaaatgattatttaatttctaaaaattctcCTTTATCTCAAAAGGATCTCCTCGAAATCAGCTGGTCACGGACGACGTTTTTTCTTGGGTCAAAATCATATATTGCATAAATCATGGCAACGTGTTTAGCACTCCTTCACTTTATTGTGCGCGCACGTGGCAATTATTACGTGCCTGGCGTTGAATAAGCGAAATCTTGTTACACGTAAGGGATTGCACGTGAAAAAGAACTTGCCTGGAGCTCTGGGAAAGGTAATAAAATTATGTGCTAACGGCAGTAAAATCATAGACCTTAGGAAATAAATTGTTAATAAATGATAGAGGAGAAGGTCTAAAGAAAGGTTGATGATATAACGTAACGGATTCGCAGGTATATGGTGTTTTTAGCGTCGTGCACGAAATTGGCTTTTATCTAGAATTATAAATCGAATGAGTACAAATGGGATAATTAGTATATACGTTCAAAATGTGTATAATTAATTGCTTAAGCCTTCCAATGTGTTTCCTTGGCTGGGAATATATAGTTAGAACCGAGCGTTGCTGGAGCACAAGATTAGAGTCCATAAAAGTAGTTTACAAGCGGAAAGAAGCCTGATTTCAGTAGTCCTGTGCGTCCATCGGCACGCGAACTAAGCTCGGCTCTTTTTATGAAATGGGGTGCATCCTATTCATATCTTGGCCATAATTTATATTATGTGGACTATATAAAAGACTTACGCGACATAACGAGTGAGAAGCCTGGTACACAATCGTATACGTGCAATAATTTGTTATCTATGTGGGAAGTGAGCAAGTTATATTAACTAGGCAAATGAGTTCTACGTGCACTCATAGGCTATACCATACGACATAAGTAAGTAAGAGTTGCATACGAAATTGAACTTGTGGAACACAAGACAAAAAGCTTACCTTTTGGTATTATAGCATTCAAAGTAGTCGATTGACAACTGTGAACACAAGACCTCTATGAGATGAGAGGGAGGCTATTGAAGAACCTCTGTGACTTGTCTGTTTGATACACAGAAATGATGAGTTCCATGGGTACATTTCTTTTCTAACTTACTGATACTCACATTCTCTGCACTCCCAATTAGTACAGTATATTTTTTCTTGCCCAGTACCTAGCAAAACCCTCAATCCAAATGAGAACTTGGATgaagccttttaaggacttgcttagGTCCGATTCAATCGACATGTGTGAACTCAAGACCTGTATGAGATGAGAGGGGGTTATTGAGAAGCATGATGTGTTATGATAAAAACGACCGAAGAGGAGAGCGAAGAAGATCGAGGCTTCACTGCATTTATAAACCAACTAGAGAAGCAAGCAGTACATCCGCAAACCTTGACGAGCACAAGATGTACTCCATAGTACAGTGTACTTTCCCTCACCGTCACTTGCAGTCCTCGACATCTTTTAGTTTAGATAACTTAACATAGTTAGCAATTTCTAGGGCAAAAGGGTAACAAACCCAGGAATTAGGGTTTGTGTTCTAGGTTGACTTTATGAGTAATCCTCCGATGGTCGTTTCTATTTTAACAATTtccttgacaaaaaaaaaaatatatgaacttTTATCCGTACTAGTAAATTCCAACAAGTGCTAGTAAATGTCACAGAATTAtcgttaaaaaaaatgatacatgACCTTTTGTCCTACTTTTTTTCCAAGTAATTAGTTGGTAATTTACCCCACCATTATTGAAATTGCTAATTATTTTTGTGCTTTgcaaattaccaatttttataCTAACATATCAAATCTTATTTGGATAAGTTACTAAGT
Protein-coding regions in this window:
- the LOC120293831 gene encoding laccase-14-like translates to MGRYLGFGFTLTLFFCMAQGKVLHYDFVVKETPINMLCETNRSVLTVNGLFPGPEIRAHKGDTIYVNVTNIGPYGVTIHWHGVRQIRYPWSDGPENITQCPIPTNSSFLQKVILTEEEGTLWWHAHSDWTRATVHGPIIILPINDTNYPYKFDEQHTIVIAEWYARDTKAIIDEALATGGDPDLSVAYTINGQPGDSYPCSNGSAYNITIVQGKTYLFRIIHSGMNEEMFFGIAKHNLTVVGMDGAYLKPLKTNYLMITPGQTMDVLVTANQAPGRYYMVFSPFVDTNAPSNDNVTRAIFQYNGNYNHSETPLLPELPGFTNKSDAGNFTIQLRSLNSEEHPSKVPTKITRNITIAVSVNQQPCPANTTCTGPQGAMHSASLNNISFWAPSISILQAYYNNLQGVYNKTFPDTPPFVFDYTGNVSALGEAANVSTEVLMINYNEEVEIRFQGTNFGAAENHPMHLHGYSFYVVGMGDGNFSDSYVSQYNTVNPPYVNTVGLPKNGWTAIRFKADNPGVWFMHCHLERHASWGMDTVIVVGDGAKKHQKVLPPPKDMPPCSVS